The Fibrobacter sp. UWB5 genome contains a region encoding:
- a CDS encoding SUMF1/EgtB/PvdO family nonheme iron enzyme — translation MIHVPGGSYTRGCDNCAEQDKIYETPAHKVTVSDYFAAKTEVTVSQWNAVMGGKKNAWESGNAPKIGVSWFDANNFACKLGQLTGRQYRLLTDAEWEFAARGGKDGIADSFKFSGGNAIDDVAWYSENSGGKAHDVASKKPNKLGLYDMSGNSWEWVYDWLVGYTAGDKVNPVQLTGSGNKTRRGGSYGEPAEFARVSRRAIRSRDGAADMGFRLGASTELPPGMISACEAANPSDAVCAGDKNRDCRLITAADEAWISDDYTVVIGEDGIAAVSGFPNVSGQWYTLNNRSFNVVTKTRTKTYAYYVFSQDELTMISDDGIPYRLYRRAASEAKNKVSLTTVSNPKTLEQLIAAVEPERLVTDEQLAHPDTSVRDPRIAAASGYTWFFDGRCCGGNHKYRFHLDKNGDAEFVVMDYDDTHHENILAKGRWFTVGNIGLHIVLNGKYFNYLYTAGERTMSYSEYMPAGPIFCHISFQSYERGDFRIFNKTLYDDKVKRPRGFNGENPVYEAGDYQWGS, via the coding sequence ATGATTCATGTTCCGGGAGGTTCGTACACACGCGGGTGTGACAACTGCGCCGAACAAGACAAAATTTACGAGACACCCGCGCACAAGGTAACCGTCAGCGACTACTTTGCCGCCAAAACCGAAGTCACGGTCAGCCAATGGAACGCCGTCATGGGCGGCAAGAAAAACGCTTGGGAATCAGGAAACGCCCCCAAAATAGGTGTAAGCTGGTTTGATGCGAATAATTTTGCTTGTAAATTAGGGCAATTGACAGGCAGGCAATACCGCCTGCTTACCGATGCCGAATGGGAATTTGCTGCTCGCGGAGGTAAGGATGGGATTGCCGACAGCTTCAAATTCTCAGGAGGCAACGCCATTGACGATGTCGCCTGGTATTCCGAAAACAGCGGTGGCAAGGCTCACGACGTCGCCAGCAAGAAGCCGAACAAGCTCGGGCTTTACGACATGAGCGGCAATTCCTGGGAATGGGTGTACGACTGGCTCGTGGGTTATACTGCAGGCGATAAAGTCAACCCGGTTCAGCTCACGGGTTCTGGCAACAAGACGCGACGTGGCGGCAGTTACGGCGAACCCGCCGAATTCGCTCGGGTGAGCCGCCGGGCCATCCGTAGCCGCGATGGCGCCGCCGACATGGGATTTAGGCTAGGGGCCTCTACCGAACTTCCGCCGGGAATGATCAGCGCCTGCGAAGCGGCGAACCCGAGCGACGCGGTTTGTGCCGGAGACAAAAACCGCGACTGCCGCCTCATTACCGCAGCCGACGAAGCCTGGATCAGCGACGACTACACCGTTGTCATCGGCGAAGACGGAATTGCAGCCGTTTCAGGATTCCCGAACGTTTCCGGCCAATGGTACACGCTCAACAACCGCAGCTTTAACGTGGTCACAAAAACCAGAACCAAAACGTACGCTTACTATGTGTTCAGCCAAGATGAACTCACCATGATTAGTGACGACGGCATTCCTTACCGACTATACCGCCGTGCAGCAAGCGAAGCTAAGAACAAGGTAAGCCTTACGACCGTAAGCAACCCGAAAACATTGGAACAGTTGATCGCCGCCGTTGAGCCCGAGCGCCTCGTGACAGACGAACAACTCGCCCACCCCGACACAAGCGTACGTGACCCGCGTATTGCCGCTGCTAGCGGATACACCTGGTTCTTTGACGGGCGTTGCTGTGGCGGCAACCACAAATACCGATTCCACCTCGACAAGAATGGGGACGCCGAATTCGTGGTAATGGATTACGACGATACGCACCACGAGAATATTCTCGCAAAGGGCCGCTGGTTCACCGTAGGCAACATCGGGCTTCACATCGTGCTGAACGGGAAATACTTCAACTATCTCTATACCGCCGGCGAACGCACCATGAGCTACAGCGAATACATGCCCGCAGGCCCCATTTTCTGCCACATTTCATTCCAAAGTTATGAACGAGGCGATTTCCGCATATTCAACAAGACCCTTTACGACGACAAAGTCAAACGTCCCCGCGGCTTCAACGGCGAAAACCCCGTTTACGAAGCCGGAGATTATCAGTGGGGGTCATAA
- a CDS encoding glycosyl hydrolase, whose protein sequence is MFKRNTVAILAATLATTAFATKYEAESATVSSEAKIVNSSGVSGTGYASLQEGNITFTGVTAESAGKYTLTIHYKAGDFKANYLKVNGATAGTIDFAATTGWADITTAVTLKAGTNTIAIEKYWGWIDVDYIDISAYESKPFELSASPVTPNATESAVKLYSFLRENFGKKTISGIMTGDMSGYTLGADFKTHDDVKYIYTRTGKYPALVGLDFLFATGPNASGSWNMEYTDKAISIAKGLWKAGGIPAFTWHWKDPLDKKDAFYIQSAAGTNEYTDFDFSTGFKPGTTEWNTESAAYKGIIADIDHIADYFLELQKDGVAGIFRPLHEAGGKWFWWSINSGDQFAALYRLVFDRMVKVKGVKNMIWVFNPEGSTVTTWDPGSEYYDVLSIDIYNKDNDHSSNASSFDKFKNASNSTKILALSENGPIPDVNNMHTDEAVWSWWMPWYSTWSGTWPSQTKDAVWKSNMDDERVISLEDMPGWDKYKPNQDTSTTRLAKVSPFYGPATTIGIFDMNGHYVGLTTQGLPQGRYIVRQRIQGRNLNAVYIKK, encoded by the coding sequence ATGTTTAAAAGAAATACAGTCGCAATTCTTGCGGCAACCCTCGCAACAACAGCTTTCGCCACCAAGTACGAAGCCGAATCGGCAACCGTATCTAGCGAGGCAAAAATTGTCAACAGCAGCGGCGTCTCTGGCACAGGCTATGCAAGCCTTCAAGAAGGCAACATCACCTTCACGGGAGTCACCGCCGAATCCGCAGGCAAGTACACGCTCACCATCCATTACAAGGCGGGCGACTTCAAGGCAAATTACCTCAAGGTGAATGGCGCAACCGCAGGCACCATCGACTTCGCGGCAACGACCGGGTGGGCGGACATCACGACCGCCGTCACGCTCAAGGCGGGCACAAACACCATCGCCATCGAAAAATACTGGGGTTGGATCGACGTGGACTACATCGACATTTCCGCCTACGAATCAAAGCCCTTCGAGCTCTCCGCAAGCCCGGTCACCCCGAACGCGACCGAAAGCGCCGTGAAGCTCTACAGTTTCTTGCGCGAGAACTTCGGCAAGAAAACAATTAGCGGCATCATGACCGGCGACATGAGCGGCTACACGCTGGGAGCCGACTTCAAGACCCACGACGACGTAAAGTACATCTATACACGCACGGGCAAGTACCCGGCGCTCGTCGGTCTCGACTTCCTGTTCGCAACAGGCCCGAACGCTTCCGGTAGCTGGAACATGGAATACACCGACAAGGCGATTTCTATAGCGAAGGGTCTCTGGAAAGCAGGCGGCATTCCCGCATTCACCTGGCACTGGAAGGATCCCCTCGACAAGAAGGACGCCTTCTATATCCAGAGTGCGGCAGGGACCAACGAATATACGGACTTCGACTTCTCTACCGGATTCAAGCCCGGCACTACCGAATGGAACACCGAAAGTGCGGCCTACAAGGGAATTATCGCCGACATTGACCATATTGCCGATTACTTCCTAGAACTGCAGAAAGATGGCGTTGCAGGCATCTTCCGCCCCCTGCACGAAGCGGGCGGCAAGTGGTTCTGGTGGAGTATCAATTCGGGCGACCAGTTCGCGGCGCTCTACCGCCTGGTATTTGACCGCATGGTGAAGGTCAAGGGCGTGAAGAACATGATTTGGGTGTTCAACCCCGAAGGTTCTACCGTTACCACCTGGGATCCGGGCAGCGAATACTACGATGTGCTTTCTATAGACATTTACAACAAGGACAACGACCATTCCAGCAACGCGAGTTCTTTTGACAAGTTCAAGAACGCATCGAATTCCACGAAAATTCTTGCACTCAGCGAAAACGGGCCCATTCCCGACGTGAACAACATGCATACCGACGAGGCCGTATGGAGCTGGTGGATGCCGTGGTACAGCACCTGGAGCGGAACCTGGCCCAGCCAGACGAAAGACGCCGTGTGGAAGAGCAACATGGACGACGAACGCGTCATTTCGCTCGAGGACATGCCCGGCTGGGACAAATACAAGCCCAACCAGGATACCTCTACGACACGTCTTGCAAAGGTATCGCCATTCTACGGCCCTGCAACAACAATCGGCATCTTTGACATGAACGGCCACTATGTGGGACTCACTACGCAGGGACTTCCGCAGGGGCGCTACATCGTGCGTCAAAGAATCCAGGGACGCAACTTGAATGCGGTATACATCAAAAAATAA
- a CDS encoding SGNH/GDSL hydrolase family protein: MANTTAAFLLCGMCASYGITPNKLVSGGLPAHTGATTTDYLTDGYLTNWKSSSAKEIALNVGEGPKKLLINWESFGDCAWATDFTSGCGHSGVALSNFKILTSANSTDGTDGDWEVAATIQNNPVMARGVTIDFAGKSWFKFASEGDVGKILEIEAFDMSAGGTDTWFFMGTSISQMGIKQQDTDSTTAQLIHAKFPEYTPAMLRGGIGCINSTEVVDHLSEYLEYVGNVKFWAIEMGTNDAWGGGDWNLNTYVSNMQTIIDSAKAHGITPVIARIIATDSAKAGWQINPAYLEAVDKLVKENNLPQGPDFYSYFKEHPELLASDGVHPNAETKGGQAMHHLWAEALAPLYAAGDTATKTPDSSTTLKMSGTFMVPRIYAQGKNIFVEGNLLNVTSVTLVSATGQLISQKALSKNYGQVQFENIPTGQYIVIIRGKNAVQTSTVRAK; this comes from the coding sequence ATGGCGAACACAACCGCAGCTTTTTTGTTATGCGGAATGTGCGCCTCTTACGGGATTACCCCGAACAAGTTGGTTTCTGGCGGTTTGCCGGCTCATACAGGAGCCACAACGACAGATTACCTGACGGACGGTTACTTGACCAACTGGAAGAGTAGCAGTGCCAAGGAAATCGCGTTGAACGTGGGCGAAGGCCCCAAAAAGCTCTTAATCAACTGGGAATCGTTCGGCGATTGTGCCTGGGCGACCGATTTCACGAGCGGTTGCGGCCACTCGGGCGTCGCACTCTCGAATTTCAAGATTTTGACTTCGGCGAATTCCACCGACGGTACCGACGGAGACTGGGAAGTGGCCGCCACCATCCAGAACAACCCCGTGATGGCACGTGGCGTAACCATCGACTTTGCGGGCAAATCCTGGTTCAAGTTCGCAAGCGAAGGCGATGTGGGCAAAATTCTTGAAATTGAAGCCTTCGACATGAGCGCAGGCGGAACCGACACCTGGTTCTTTATGGGCACAAGCATCAGTCAGATGGGAATCAAGCAACAGGATACCGATTCCACTACGGCGCAGCTCATTCATGCAAAGTTCCCGGAATACACGCCTGCCATGTTGCGCGGAGGCATCGGTTGCATCAACAGCACCGAAGTCGTGGATCACTTGAGCGAATACCTGGAATACGTCGGCAACGTCAAATTCTGGGCCATCGAAATGGGCACCAACGATGCTTGGGGCGGCGGCGACTGGAACCTGAATACCTACGTAAGCAATATGCAGACGATTATCGATTCCGCCAAGGCTCACGGAATCACGCCCGTTATTGCAAGGATTATCGCGACCGATTCCGCAAAGGCGGGCTGGCAAATCAACCCCGCCTACTTGGAAGCCGTAGACAAACTCGTCAAAGAGAATAACCTGCCGCAGGGTCCTGATTTCTACAGTTACTTTAAGGAACATCCCGAATTGTTGGCGAGCGATGGTGTACACCCGAATGCCGAAACCAAGGGCGGTCAAGCCATGCACCACTTGTGGGCAGAAGCGCTCGCCCCCTTGTATGCCGCAGGCGACACCGCCACCAAAACGCCAGACTCCTCCACGACTTTAAAGATGTCAGGCACGTTTATGGTCCCCCGAATTTACGCGCAAGGCAAGAATATCTTCGTTGAGGGCAACTTACTAAATGTAACCTCCGTAACCCTTGTTTCTGCAACGGGGCAACTCATTTCCCAAAAGGCCCTTTCTAAGAATTACGGACAAGTACAATTTGAAAACATCCCGACGGGGCAGTACATAGTCATTATCCGTGGCAAAAATGCGGTGCAGACAAGTACCGTACGGGCAAAGTAA
- a CDS encoding carbohydrate-binding protein, with translation MKKLWMFGLSLALGVCMSQAARQMEWLNRGLVAVKTGGGIFLSWRVLGTEGSETGFNLYRDGEKIASLSGTQASNYTDAKGTTSNRYSVKAVINGKELASDDAVPVWGEQFLTVNLDRPAGGSDYTYSPNDIAVGDVDGDGEFELVLKWDPSNSKDNSQKGKTGNVIIDCYKMSGKKLWRIDLGVNIRAGAHYTQMLVGDYDGDGKAELAVKTAPGTKDASGKYLSKGAAANAAHTSDYRNSSGYILTGDEYLTVFNGETGLEMATVAYNPGRGTVKNWGDSYGNRVDRFLATNAYLDGKKPSMVFQRGYYTRMALTAYDWDGKSLTQRWYHNSATSGKECYGQGNHNLSSGDVDGDGFDEIMQGNCAIDHDGKFMYRVGYGHGDAIHFGDLDPDNDGLEVWQVHEEKPYGYNLHDARTGKVLFYETSSGDNGRGVAGDVDSNSRGHELWSAANWNTYTAKGKIWKADKRPAYNFRIYWDGDLLDELLDNTTISKWDHAKQQSNTLFQMQGNSCNTTKATPNFSGDILGDWREEVILHDGASKLYIYTTTAPTEHRMYTLAHDPVYRNGMSWQNTAYNQPPHLGFWLYGNKGKFPKPDIVLIGDNTPKAAAIVKQGAGSSSQVIVKGDSIVPFTFAIQHADGANVDGLPAGVTAVWNATTSSLYFSGTPVVEGEFTYTITTKGGNADFGEATRNGKFTILSVVESGPAPLMVRSDIEAAVPTDAKGAFADNHENFRGTGFYDFENSLDSYGIYHLVSPKEYKNATMVLRYAHGKTDTRRIMVKMNEDLVGSLTFKPTADWDTWDSVSVGVSLQKGLNVLYLKSLEEAGAPNIDQIGFDVEGVVLFEDSTQLSAIDTLSAEVAGDSSGTTGLTRGDYTAEDDFAGNIRIAAGIHLNLADCTLIARESGYAQVDFFDMTGLQVARLARNVPAGASDLSREIRALPEGVYMVRVKFNGRTMQNAVQVRVER, from the coding sequence ATGAAAAAGTTGTGGATGTTTGGGCTTTCGCTCGCACTTGGAGTGTGCATGTCGCAGGCGGCTCGCCAGATGGAATGGCTGAACCGCGGGCTTGTGGCGGTTAAGACCGGCGGGGGCATATTCCTCAGCTGGCGCGTCCTTGGGACCGAGGGCTCCGAGACGGGCTTTAACCTGTACCGCGATGGCGAGAAAATCGCGAGCCTCAGCGGGACACAGGCGAGCAACTATACCGACGCGAAAGGGACAACCTCGAACAGGTATTCCGTAAAGGCTGTCATAAACGGCAAGGAACTTGCATCTGACGATGCCGTACCCGTGTGGGGCGAGCAGTTCTTGACAGTGAACCTGGACAGGCCTGCAGGCGGTAGCGACTACACCTACAGTCCCAACGATATTGCCGTGGGCGATGTGGATGGTGATGGCGAGTTCGAGTTGGTTCTCAAGTGGGATCCGAGCAATTCCAAGGACAATTCCCAGAAGGGAAAGACGGGCAACGTCATCATTGACTGCTACAAGATGAGCGGCAAAAAACTTTGGCGCATCGACCTAGGCGTAAACATCCGTGCGGGGGCGCACTACACGCAGATGCTCGTGGGTGACTACGATGGCGACGGCAAGGCGGAACTTGCCGTAAAGACTGCGCCGGGAACGAAGGATGCCAGCGGAAAGTACCTGAGCAAGGGCGCAGCGGCCAATGCGGCACATACTAGCGATTACCGCAATTCGAGTGGATACATTCTGACCGGTGACGAATACCTCACGGTTTTCAACGGCGAAACGGGACTTGAAATGGCGACCGTCGCCTATAATCCAGGGCGCGGTACGGTAAAGAACTGGGGCGACAGCTACGGGAACCGCGTCGACCGCTTCCTTGCGACAAATGCCTATCTCGATGGCAAGAAACCGAGCATGGTTTTCCAGCGCGGCTATTACACGCGCATGGCGCTCACGGCCTACGACTGGGACGGAAAATCGCTGACGCAGCGCTGGTACCACAATTCGGCGACGAGCGGCAAGGAATGCTACGGGCAGGGAAACCATAACCTTTCGTCGGGTGACGTGGATGGCGACGGATTTGATGAAATCATGCAGGGTAACTGCGCTATCGATCACGATGGCAAGTTCATGTACCGTGTAGGTTACGGTCACGGTGATGCAATCCACTTTGGCGATTTGGACCCCGATAACGACGGCCTCGAGGTTTGGCAGGTCCACGAGGAAAAGCCCTACGGCTACAACTTGCACGATGCACGTACTGGCAAGGTGCTTTTCTACGAAACCAGTTCGGGCGATAACGGGCGCGGTGTCGCGGGCGACGTCGATTCCAACAGCCGTGGACATGAACTCTGGTCTGCTGCAAACTGGAACACCTATACGGCTAAGGGAAAAATCTGGAAGGCCGACAAGCGTCCCGCCTACAACTTCCGTATCTACTGGGATGGTGACCTGCTTGACGAACTTTTGGACAATACGACCATCAGCAAGTGGGACCATGCAAAGCAACAGAGCAATACACTTTTCCAGATGCAGGGCAACAGCTGCAATACCACCAAGGCGACACCGAATTTCAGCGGTGACATTCTGGGCGACTGGCGCGAGGAAGTCATCTTGCACGATGGAGCCTCCAAGCTTTACATTTACACAACGACCGCGCCTACCGAACATCGCATGTACACGCTTGCGCACGACCCGGTTTATCGCAATGGCATGAGCTGGCAGAATACCGCCTACAACCAGCCGCCGCATCTGGGCTTTTGGCTGTATGGCAACAAGGGCAAGTTCCCGAAGCCGGACATCGTGCTGATAGGCGACAACACGCCGAAGGCGGCCGCGATTGTCAAGCAGGGCGCAGGTAGTTCGAGCCAGGTGATTGTGAAGGGTGATTCGATTGTCCCGTTCACCTTCGCGATCCAGCATGCGGACGGGGCGAATGTTGACGGGCTCCCGGCAGGCGTGACGGCCGTGTGGAATGCGACGACATCATCGCTCTATTTTAGCGGGACTCCCGTTGTCGAGGGCGAGTTTACCTATACGATTACGACGAAAGGCGGGAATGCTGACTTTGGCGAAGCGACTCGCAACGGAAAATTCACCATCCTGAGTGTCGTGGAATCGGGACCTGCTCCTCTTATGGTTCGGAGCGATATCGAGGCGGCGGTACCGACCGATGCAAAGGGAGCCTTTGCCGACAACCACGAGAATTTCCGCGGCACGGGATTCTACGATTTCGAAAATAGTCTCGATAGCTACGGCATTTACCACCTGGTTTCGCCGAAGGAATACAAGAATGCAACGATGGTGCTGCGCTACGCCCACGGCAAAACGGATACGCGTCGCATTATGGTGAAGATGAATGAAGACCTGGTCGGTTCGCTGACGTTCAAGCCCACTGCCGATTGGGATACCTGGGATAGCGTCTCGGTGGGTGTTTCGCTCCAGAAGGGGTTGAATGTACTTTATCTGAAATCGCTGGAAGAGGCGGGTGCACCGAACATCGATCAGATCGGTTTTGATGTCGAAGGCGTGGTGCTTTTCGAGGATTCGACGCAACTCTCGGCGATAGACACCTTGAGCGCTGAAGTCGCGGGAGACTCTTCGGGAACGACGGGGCTTACCCGTGGCGATTACACCGCAGAAGACGACTTTGCAGGTAACATTCGCATTGCTGCCGGAATACACCTGAATCTTGCAGATTGTACGCTGATTGCCCGCGAATCGGGGTATGCCCAGGTGGATTTCTTTGACATGACTGGCCTCCAGGTGGCGCGCCTTGCAAGAAATGTTCCGGCAGGAGCGTCTGACTTGTCCCGAGAAATCAGGGCTCTCCCCGAGGGCGTCTACATGGTCCGTGTCAAGTTCAATGGTCGCACGATGCAGAATGCGGTGCAGGTAAGAGTAGAACGGTAG
- a CDS encoding histidine phosphatase family protein produces the protein MDTSPEIVLDKDGFATIADVYRSLAPDEKAVFIIRHSEREDDVALETELTANGIQMAQDLGATLKSEEEFSYVTSGFVRTNETANQISKGRGEATSPKLITNYDITGNWFLKISADSLAKQATALGLKGSSVELMARWAYEGGYPETFYEMEPRAQEFMQAVILKNLSKWKRITIMVSHDIFVMPLAVFGSQKKVALKYHEDYHWINFIAGLAVIADAQNNLRYIPVKGADSGVIDYLAIYMAEHKIYTK, from the coding sequence ATGGATACCTCTCCGGAAATCGTTTTGGACAAAGACGGATTCGCAACCATCGCCGATGTTTACAGGAGTCTCGCCCCCGACGAGAAAGCGGTATTTATCATCCGCCATTCCGAACGCGAAGACGATGTAGCGCTAGAAACAGAACTCACTGCAAACGGGATCCAGATGGCACAGGATCTAGGGGCAACCCTCAAGAGCGAAGAAGAATTCTCGTACGTCACTTCGGGATTCGTGCGCACGAACGAAACCGCAAACCAAATCTCGAAAGGACGCGGCGAAGCGACGTCCCCGAAACTCATCACGAATTACGACATTACCGGCAACTGGTTCCTGAAAATTTCGGCCGACTCTCTCGCAAAGCAAGCGACCGCGCTCGGCCTAAAGGGCAGTTCAGTCGAACTGATGGCACGCTGGGCATACGAAGGCGGATACCCGGAAACATTTTACGAAATGGAGCCCCGCGCGCAAGAATTCATGCAAGCGGTCATCCTGAAAAATTTATCCAAGTGGAAACGCATCACCATCATGGTATCGCACGACATCTTCGTGATGCCGCTTGCCGTTTTCGGTTCGCAGAAAAAGGTCGCCCTCAAGTATCACGAGGATTACCATTGGATTAACTTCATCGCGGGGCTAGCCGTTATTGCCGATGCGCAAAACAACCTGCGCTATATTCCTGTAAAAGGCGCCGATTCCGGCGTCATTGACTATCTGGCCATCTATATGGCCGAGCATAAGATTTACACCAAATAG
- a CDS encoding T9SS type A sorting domain-containing protein, whose product MGCLNSIRVLGLSAALAFAASPVIKVDFDMSGRNSSEVTEPNYVPWVVSGVASKDTTLSGVKVNVAGSANLKANWYKAGVQSPSYARLVCDGVMVEGGGAITLTFSNLAAGTHSLLLYLNNVDGVAASNNIDVYVNNSKQASVKPTNRALSTGEAAIAYVTFNVGGTGASTAIKLNTGTVTLNGFELNVPNAAAQATGPSPADLDYHAPHESGALTLSWTAAKSAVKHRVYFGTDSAAVLAATPSSTAVYKGEQSGSSYKVSGTTPLQTYYWRVDEVDANGTVTAGNVWSFKPGRVAFEGAEGYGRNALGGRGGKVVYVTNLNDDGAGSLREACTAEIGPRTIVFKVSGMIQLKSRLVCNQDYVTIAGQTAPGKGITIKSAPIGFTGKDMVIRFMRVRLGYGATYDGMGLTGGDHSILDHASISWTIDEAFSSRGGKNLTLQRTLISEALNVADHQNYAAGTGHGYAATIGGDIGSFHHNLLAHNAGRNWSLGGGLDGNGYYAGRLDIFNNVVYNWVSRVTDGGAHEVNFVGNYYKEGAATTLHGYTLRAQFEGTGKGSQAYYYHNNILEAAGGKFTCDGTNDNCGREYSLSGGQVLDWEPWNSKPFFASYATVQSAKAAYKDVLSDVGQRMPVLDNHDTRVINETKNGTYSMKGSVGGMAGIPDRETDVKDTANIKGWEPYPSVSWANDYDSDLDGLPDWWESMYGYNPKSKNGDFSDANKDRLGDGWTELERYLEWMARAHYTFAKGETQVIDLSQFTRGYDGGTYTVSAPTGVTATVNGTKLTVKLADSFGGVDYIKFTLKDNAGDTFSRYIGVTQQLAIQNSGEGDSTVLNDTTQTDSSTTLIASFSPAQKFHYVVEDDVVYFYGIPVNAQIRVTDLSGKNPMLSKDVVTANGTASVNLQPFGRGVYIVNVRGMDRDGSCLSKTIKVMRR is encoded by the coding sequence ATGGGATGTTTGAACTCTATTCGCGTATTGGGCCTCTCGGCGGCGCTTGCCTTTGCCGCATCGCCCGTCATCAAGGTCGATTTTGACATGAGCGGCCGCAATTCGAGCGAGGTTACGGAACCGAATTACGTGCCCTGGGTGGTTTCGGGTGTCGCTTCGAAAGATACGACGCTTTCGGGCGTGAAGGTGAATGTCGCCGGAAGCGCGAACCTCAAGGCCAACTGGTACAAGGCCGGGGTGCAGTCCCCGAGCTATGCGCGCCTTGTGTGCGACGGCGTGATGGTCGAAGGCGGCGGGGCGATTACGCTCACCTTCTCGAATCTTGCTGCAGGGACGCACAGCCTTCTCCTGTATCTGAACAATGTTGATGGCGTTGCGGCAAGCAACAATATTGATGTCTATGTGAACAACTCGAAGCAGGCGTCGGTCAAGCCCACGAATCGTGCGCTCTCGACAGGCGAGGCGGCGATTGCCTACGTGACTTTTAATGTAGGCGGTACGGGTGCCTCGACCGCGATAAAGTTGAATACGGGCACGGTTACCCTGAACGGCTTTGAACTGAACGTGCCCAATGCGGCGGCACAGGCGACAGGGCCTTCGCCTGCGGATTTGGATTATCACGCTCCGCACGAAAGCGGGGCGCTGACGCTTTCGTGGACGGCGGCGAAGTCGGCCGTAAAGCATCGCGTCTATTTCGGGACGGATTCGGCGGCTGTGCTTGCGGCAACGCCCTCGAGCACTGCGGTTTACAAGGGTGAACAATCCGGCAGTTCGTATAAGGTGAGCGGCACGACTCCGCTCCAGACTTACTACTGGCGCGTAGATGAGGTCGATGCGAATGGAACGGTCACGGCAGGGAATGTCTGGTCGTTCAAGCCGGGCCGCGTCGCGTTCGAGGGGGCCGAAGGTTACGGCCGCAACGCCCTGGGTGGCCGCGGCGGCAAGGTGGTGTACGTGACGAACCTGAACGATGATGGTGCAGGCTCCTTGCGCGAGGCGTGCACGGCAGAAATTGGCCCGCGCACCATCGTGTTCAAGGTGTCGGGAATGATCCAGCTGAAATCGCGCCTGGTCTGCAATCAGGATTACGTGACGATTGCGGGGCAGACGGCTCCCGGCAAGGGTATTACCATCAAGAGCGCCCCCATCGGGTTCACGGGCAAGGACATGGTCATCCGCTTCATGCGTGTGCGTCTGGGCTACGGTGCTACCTACGATGGTATGGGGCTCACCGGTGGCGACCACAGCATACTGGACCATGCGAGCATCAGCTGGACGATTGACGAAGCCTTCAGTAGCCGAGGCGGCAAGAACCTCACGCTGCAGCGCACGCTGATTTCGGAAGCGCTGAACGTTGCGGACCACCAGAACTATGCAGCGGGAACGGGACACGGGTATGCGGCGACTATCGGCGGCGATATCGGCAGTTTCCACCACAACCTGCTTGCGCATAATGCGGGCCGCAACTGGAGCCTGGGCGGTGGCCTCGACGGGAACGGCTACTACGCGGGTCGCCTCGACATATTCAACAACGTTGTCTATAACTGGGTGAGCCGCGTGACCGATGGCGGTGCGCACGAGGTGAACTTCGTGGGCAATTACTACAAGGAGGGCGCCGCCACTACCTTGCACGGCTATACATTGCGCGCGCAGTTCGAAGGTACGGGCAAGGGCTCGCAGGCGTATTACTACCATAACAATATTCTCGAGGCTGCGGGCGGCAAGTTCACCTGCGACGGCACCAACGACAATTGCGGTCGCGAGTATTCGCTTTCCGGCGGGCAGGTGCTGGATTGGGAACCCTGGAACAGCAAGCCTTTCTTTGCCTCGTATGCGACTGTCCAGAGCGCGAAGGCCGCCTACAAGGATGTGCTGAGCGATGTGGGCCAGCGCATGCCGGTACTTGACAATCACGACACCCGCGTGATAAATGAGACCAAGAACGGAACCTACAGCATGAAGGGTTCCGTGGGTGGCATGGCGGGCATTCCCGACCGCGAAACCGACGTGAAGGATACGGCGAACATCAAGGGCTGGGAGCCTTACCCGAGCGTAAGCTGGGCCAACGATTACGATAGTGACCTCGATGGCCTCCCGGACTGGTGGGAAAGTATGTACGGTTACAATCCGAAATCCAAGAACGGCGACTTTAGCGATGCGAACAAGGATCGCCTGGGCGATGGCTGGACAGAACTCGAACGCTACCTGGAATGGATGGCTCGCGCACACTATACTTTTGCAAAGGGTGAAACCCAGGTGATTGACCTTTCGCAGTTTACCCGCGGTTACGACGGCGGAACCTACACCGTGTCGGCCCCGACAGGCGTGACTGCGACTGTAAACGGTACTAAACTTACCGTAAAACTCGCCGACAGTTTTGGCGGCGTAGACTATATCAAGTTTACGCTGAAGGATAACGCTGGCGATACCTTTAGCCGCTACATCGGCGTGACGCAGCAACTCGCAATTCAAAATTCTGGCGAAGGAGATTCAACGGTGCTTAACGATACAACTCAAACGGATTCTTCGACAACCTTAATTGCATCCTTCTCTCCTGCACAGAAATTTCATTATGTCGTAGAGGATGATGTCGTGTATTTTTACGGTATTCCTGTCAACGCGCAAATTCGCGTGACTGATCTGAGTGGCAAAAATCCGATGCTGAGCAAGGATGTCGTGACTGCAAACGGCACGGCATCGGTAAATCTGCAACCCTTCGGCAGGGGCGTCTATATCGTGAATGTTCGCGGAATGGATCGCGATGGCTCCTGTTTGAGCAAGACCATCAAGGTTATGCGCAGATAA